Proteins from a genomic interval of Danio rerio strain Tuebingen ecotype United States chromosome 4, GRCz12tu, whole genome shotgun sequence:
- the LOC141381826 gene encoding C-type mannose receptor 2-like isoform X2 — MALYTLADPMNKLLHLLFWLSGYFPFAGGTLYGYVPIQKQMTWDQAQAYCRQNHIDLATVQRSEDLAYLLEAAHKMGAMAWIGLYNDINSWRWSYQNENITFSSWMPGEPNNNGHEECGVMSYSTWGDWSCATLFPFFCYSVNGTNKFVFVSNAVTWKEAQSYCRQHYTDLAVIRSATENNQLSAITINNAWIGLFRDVWKWSYSTNVSVAVLTWMSGQPDMTGTIRPCAVVYPSGVIDDQPCSTLSSFICMDHYKKHQIVRLKVKPTQNLNEPAVMEAVLQWVQLKLKGFGVEKDSSVSWNLQADGEGFHKDKP; from the exons GGTACTTTCCGTTCGCCGGGGGCACATTATATGGCTATGTTCCCATCCAAAAACAAATGACTTGGGACCAGGCACAGGCTTACTGCAGGCAGAATCACATTGACTTGGCCACTGTTCAGAGGAGCGAAGACTTGGCATATCTACTAGAAGCGGCTCATAAAATGGGTGCGATGGCTTGGATTGGACTGTACAATGACATCAACAGCTGGCGGTGGTCTTATCAGAACGAGAACATTACGTTCTCCAGTTGGATGCCTGGAGAACCAAACAACAATGGACATGAAGAGTGTGGTGTGATGAGTTACAGCACATGGGGAGACTGGAGCTGTGCTACACTTTTCCCCTTCTTTTGCTACAGTG taaatggaACAAACAAGTTTGTTTTTGTCAGCAATGCCGTTACCTGGAAGGAGGCCCAGAGCTACTGCAGACAACATTACACGGACCTGGCCGTCATCAGGAGTGCAACCGAGAACAATCAGCTGTCTGCAATCACAATAAACAACGCTTGGATTGGTTTGTTCCGGGATGTGTGGAAATGGTCGTACAGCACAAATGTTTCCGTTGCTGTTCTTACCTGGATGTCAGGACAGCCTGACATGACTGGAACCATAAGACCCTGTGCTGTCGTATACCCTTCGGGAGTGATCGATGATCAGCCCTGCTCAACTCTCAGCTCTTTCATCTGCATGGATCACT ACAAGAAACATCAGATCGTGAGACTGAAGGTGAAGCCTACTCAGAATCTAAACGAGCCTGCAGTGATGGAAGCCGTCTTACAGTGG GTGCAGCTGAAGCTGAAGGGGTTTGGAGTAGAAAAGGACTCCAGTGTGTCCTGGAACCTTCAAGCAGACGGAGAAGGCTTCCAcaaggacaaaccatga
- the LOC141381826 gene encoding C-type mannose receptor 2-like isoform X3, whose protein sequence is MNKLLHLLFWLSGYFPFAGGTLYGYVPIQKQMTWDQAQAYCRQNHIDLATVQRSEDLAYLLEAAHKMGAMAWIGLYNDINSWRWSYQNENITFSSWMPGEPNNNGHEECGVMSYSTWGDWSCATLFPFFCYSVNGTNKFVFVSNAVTWKEAQSYCRQHYTDLAVIRSATENNQLSAITINNAWIGLFRDVWKWSYSTNVSVAVLTWMSGQPDMTGTIRPCAVVYPSGVIDDQPCSTLSSFICMDHYKKHQIVRLKVKPTQNLNEPAVMEAVLQWVQLKLKGFGVEKDSSVSWNLQADGEGFHKDKP, encoded by the exons GGTACTTTCCGTTCGCCGGGGGCACATTATATGGCTATGTTCCCATCCAAAAACAAATGACTTGGGACCAGGCACAGGCTTACTGCAGGCAGAATCACATTGACTTGGCCACTGTTCAGAGGAGCGAAGACTTGGCATATCTACTAGAAGCGGCTCATAAAATGGGTGCGATGGCTTGGATTGGACTGTACAATGACATCAACAGCTGGCGGTGGTCTTATCAGAACGAGAACATTACGTTCTCCAGTTGGATGCCTGGAGAACCAAACAACAATGGACATGAAGAGTGTGGTGTGATGAGTTACAGCACATGGGGAGACTGGAGCTGTGCTACACTTTTCCCCTTCTTTTGCTACAGTG taaatggaACAAACAAGTTTGTTTTTGTCAGCAATGCCGTTACCTGGAAGGAGGCCCAGAGCTACTGCAGACAACATTACACGGACCTGGCCGTCATCAGGAGTGCAACCGAGAACAATCAGCTGTCTGCAATCACAATAAACAACGCTTGGATTGGTTTGTTCCGGGATGTGTGGAAATGGTCGTACAGCACAAATGTTTCCGTTGCTGTTCTTACCTGGATGTCAGGACAGCCTGACATGACTGGAACCATAAGACCCTGTGCTGTCGTATACCCTTCGGGAGTGATCGATGATCAGCCCTGCTCAACTCTCAGCTCTTTCATCTGCATGGATCACT ACAAGAAACATCAGATCGTGAGACTGAAGGTGAAGCCTACTCAGAATCTAAACGAGCCTGCAGTGATGGAAGCCGTCTTACAGTGG GTGCAGCTGAAGCTGAAGGGGTTTGGAGTAGAAAAGGACTCCAGTGTGTCCTGGAACCTTCAAGCAGACGGAGAAGGCTTCCAcaaggacaaaccatga
- the LOC141381826 gene encoding C-type mannose receptor 2-like isoform X1, whose product MTSRPSMQALYTLADPMNKLLHLLFWLSGYFPFAGGTLYGYVPIQKQMTWDQAQAYCRQNHIDLATVQRSEDLAYLLEAAHKMGAMAWIGLYNDINSWRWSYQNENITFSSWMPGEPNNNGHEECGVMSYSTWGDWSCATLFPFFCYSVNGTNKFVFVSNAVTWKEAQSYCRQHYTDLAVIRSATENNQLSAITINNAWIGLFRDVWKWSYSTNVSVAVLTWMSGQPDMTGTIRPCAVVYPSGVIDDQPCSTLSSFICMDHYKKHQIVRLKVKPTQNLNEPAVMEAVLQWVQLKLKGFGVEKDSSVSWNLQADGEGFHKDKP is encoded by the exons GGTACTTTCCGTTCGCCGGGGGCACATTATATGGCTATGTTCCCATCCAAAAACAAATGACTTGGGACCAGGCACAGGCTTACTGCAGGCAGAATCACATTGACTTGGCCACTGTTCAGAGGAGCGAAGACTTGGCATATCTACTAGAAGCGGCTCATAAAATGGGTGCGATGGCTTGGATTGGACTGTACAATGACATCAACAGCTGGCGGTGGTCTTATCAGAACGAGAACATTACGTTCTCCAGTTGGATGCCTGGAGAACCAAACAACAATGGACATGAAGAGTGTGGTGTGATGAGTTACAGCACATGGGGAGACTGGAGCTGTGCTACACTTTTCCCCTTCTTTTGCTACAGTG taaatggaACAAACAAGTTTGTTTTTGTCAGCAATGCCGTTACCTGGAAGGAGGCCCAGAGCTACTGCAGACAACATTACACGGACCTGGCCGTCATCAGGAGTGCAACCGAGAACAATCAGCTGTCTGCAATCACAATAAACAACGCTTGGATTGGTTTGTTCCGGGATGTGTGGAAATGGTCGTACAGCACAAATGTTTCCGTTGCTGTTCTTACCTGGATGTCAGGACAGCCTGACATGACTGGAACCATAAGACCCTGTGCTGTCGTATACCCTTCGGGAGTGATCGATGATCAGCCCTGCTCAACTCTCAGCTCTTTCATCTGCATGGATCACT ACAAGAAACATCAGATCGTGAGACTGAAGGTGAAGCCTACTCAGAATCTAAACGAGCCTGCAGTGATGGAAGCCGTCTTACAGTGG GTGCAGCTGAAGCTGAAGGGGTTTGGAGTAGAAAAGGACTCCAGTGTGTCCTGGAACCTTCAAGCAGACGGAGAAGGCTTCCAcaaggacaaaccatga
- the LOC141381826 gene encoding hepatic lectin-like isoform X6 has product MGRLELCYTFPLLLLQCNAVTWKEAQSYCRQHYTDLAVIRSATENNQLSAITINNAWIGLFRDVWKWSYSTNVSVAVLTWMSGQPDMTGTIRPCAVVYPSGVIDDQPCSTLSSFICMDHYKKHQIVRLKVKPTQNLNEPAVMEAVLQWVQLKLKGFGVEKDSSVSWNLQADGEGFHKDKP; this is encoded by the exons ATGGGGAGACTGGAGCTGTGCTACACTTTTCCCCTTCTTTTGCTACAGTG CAATGCCGTTACCTGGAAGGAGGCCCAGAGCTACTGCAGACAACATTACACGGACCTGGCCGTCATCAGGAGTGCAACCGAGAACAATCAGCTGTCTGCAATCACAATAAACAACGCTTGGATTGGTTTGTTCCGGGATGTGTGGAAATGGTCGTACAGCACAAATGTTTCCGTTGCTGTTCTTACCTGGATGTCAGGACAGCCTGACATGACTGGAACCATAAGACCCTGTGCTGTCGTATACCCTTCGGGAGTGATCGATGATCAGCCCTGCTCAACTCTCAGCTCTTTCATCTGCATGGATCACT ACAAGAAACATCAGATCGTGAGACTGAAGGTGAAGCCTACTCAGAATCTAAACGAGCCTGCAGTGATGGAAGCCGTCTTACAGTGG GTGCAGCTGAAGCTGAAGGGGTTTGGAGTAGAAAAGGACTCCAGTGTGTCCTGGAACCTTCAAGCAGACGGAGAAGGCTTCCAcaaggacaaaccatga
- the LOC141381826 gene encoding C-type lectin lectoxin-Thr1-like isoform X8: MNKLLHLLFWLSGYFPFAGGTLYGYVPIQKQMTWDQAQAYCRQNHIDLATVQRSEDLAYLLEAAHKMGAMAWIGLYNDINSWRWSYQNENITFSSWMPGEPNNNGHEECGVMSYSTWGDWSCATLFPFFCYSGDVNR; encoded by the exons GGTACTTTCCGTTCGCCGGGGGCACATTATATGGCTATGTTCCCATCCAAAAACAAATGACTTGGGACCAGGCACAGGCTTACTGCAGGCAGAATCACATTGACTTGGCCACTGTTCAGAGGAGCGAAGACTTGGCATATCTACTAGAAGCGGCTCATAAAATGGGTGCGATGGCTTGGATTGGACTGTACAATGACATCAACAGCTGGCGGTGGTCTTATCAGAACGAGAACATTACGTTCTCCAGTTGGATGCCTGGAGAACCAAACAACAATGGACATGAAGAGTGTGGTGTGATGAGTTACAGCACATGGGGAGACTGGAGCTGTGCTACACTTTTCCCCTTCTTTTGCTACAGTG gtgatgtcaacaggtga